A region of the Arenibacter antarcticus genome:
TAATAACAGACCTTACTAATTATTTTGATATTCATGAAGGCAGAAAGGAGTTTTATGTTAGGTATGATATTATTACGGATTTCAATAAATCATAGAACTGAAAAGACAAGCAGCTAACATCAATATCCTATAAAAAGCACTAGTCCATCCCGATAATTATCGGGACATTAAAGTAAATATTTTATTTATTAATAATCCATGATATGATTTTGGGGTGTTAATTTTGTAGCCTACACATATAATTACTAATTAAATAATAACAAGCTCGTTGTTAAGACAAACTTAAAGATTTAAGAATAGCCCGCACCAACTTATCTTTTGTAAATTCAAAATCCAAAGCCAATGATGCCTTACAATCATATGATTCCTTAAATAAATCAAAATTGATTATAGGTAACTGAAACGATTTAACATGGATTAATTGATCCACTGCTAATTCATCAATTATTGATAGTTCTGAATTTTCGGATTCTTCTTTATTAACTGTATTTGGATAATACAATATAATTTCATTAGCCTTAAACCTTACCGCATAGGCTAGCATTTGGTACAAATCATTTTGAGAAATGCCTTTTTTTTGGTCAGAGTCGTCAGAGTAAGCAATTTTGTATTTGGTATCAGCAATAAGACTTCTATTACCGAAGGTCAGGTGCAAATCTGGTCTTAATTTAAAATTCTTTTCTTCATCTAAATAATTAATACCTATTTGAGATTGTGCTTTTATTTCATCTATTTCTCTATCCATAAAACCAAAAATAAAATCTTCAAACACATATTCCATTGGCAATAGAAACGCAAAAATTTTTAAGGAATTTTTATAATTAAAAGACACACTATTATCTAAAAACAACACGCAATAATCGCGAATGGTTTCAAAGTTTGAAAACATCGGATTAAATGACATTCGCTTCATTTTATCTACTGATACATTAACATCCTCAACTTCATCTAGAATAAACAAAATATCGTTTAAAAAACGTCTGCTTTGGTTTTCTTTAGTAGCAGACAACAATAGTTTAGACACAAACTTTAAGCATCTATTAAACTCATTGTCCATTTCAAAAGCATCAAATTCGCAACTAATTTTATGGTGTCTTCCTCGTGCTAAATTATTATTGTTATAGGTATTAAAATCTACGCGGCCTTTTACAAAGTTTAATTCCCTATTTACTTCAGTATACCTTTGATAAATGGAAGAATTAATAAGTTCTCGTGTGTATTTACTAAACAGATATATTAATATCTCAAAAAAATCTGCTTTTTCACTATTCAATCCCGAAAGATAATTTGGAAATTTAAGTCTTCTACAATAGCTTAACCACCATAATACATGCCTATTTATAGCCTTTACATCATTAGTAGTCGTTTCGCCTTCTTTAAAGAATATTTTTGGAAGTAAATTGATAGTTTCACCTTCAAAATGAATAACTCCAACATACTTATTAGACTTTAATGTCTTCGTTTTATGCAGAAATTGAATAAAGCGTTGTTGTTCTACTCTATTTTCTTCGTCATTAAAGTAATAACTGGATTTTTCTCTTTTTGCCCAAATACTATCAAGAAATATTTCTAAAACATCAAAATGTTTTTCCTTGAACTCCTCACTATTTTTATATTCAAAAAGGTTAATCATTTGGTAGTATTTCTAAAGGCCAATTGTCAACCTTAAAGCCATCATCCTTTAAAGCTCCTATCATTATTTTCTTAACTTCATCTTCATCATTCATATAATATTCCAACATTAATGGAATAACTTTATTATTGATGGTGATTTCAAAATCGAAAGTTTCATTTTCATCGCACATAAAATAAGAATGTCCAATAGTAAAATCGTATCCCTTACCCGAATCGACAATTAGCCTATTTAATTTTTCTAAAAATTCAGCTTTGTGGATTTTTTTTGTCTGGTATTTCATATTTGGGATACATTGCTTTAAACTCAAAACGACGTCGTAAGGCAATATCTAAAAGTGCAATAGATTTATCTGCAGTATTCATAGTACCAATAATATACAAGTTGGACGGTACAATAAATGGTTCACCAGATGGTAAGGTTGCAGTAATTGGTAATTTCCCATGAGACCGTTTATCTTTTTCAATAAGTGTTATAAGCTCTCCAAAAACTCTAGAAATGTTTGCCCTATTTATTTCATCTATTATTATGACATAATTTTGCTTTTCAACAGGCAGTACGTCTCTTTTTCCTTTTTCTAATAGGAGCTTCAAAATAGGATTGTAATATGGTTGCAAGCCTCCTAGTATAATATCATTAACACCTTTGTCATACATTTTTCTTAATGTATTGATACTAAGAGTATGCTTAGAATCACCCTGATTCTTTCTAAATTCTATAGATTTCTCTCCAACCTGCGTAATGTAAAATGAGGTTTGCTTCATTTTTATTTCAAGCTCCTCTACCTTTCCATCGTTTAAAGGTTTTATTAATTCATAAAATACCTTGTCAAATTCTTTTTTTGCAGATTCAGGATTTTCAGAATCTTGCAAGTTTTTAAGTGCTCTATCGGCTATTTTTTTAAATACACCGTCACTCTTAAAAAAAGATAACTCACCACTTGCTTCTGTATCCGGACGTAAACCTTGAATAAAATCTTCGTAACTATAGTTTTGATGAAAGGTTATAAACTCAATACGTCCGCCTAAATGATTATTAAAAACTTTTTGAGCATCATCATAATTAATGTATTCGTCTTGTGTGATTATTTTAGCAGCTTCTAAAATGGTATTATAAGTTTTTCCAGTTCCTGGTGGGCCGTAAAAAATTTGGTTTAAAGATATTTTTGGCATGTTATTATTTTTTGAATAGGATTTTTTTCTAATTCTGTATTCATTAATTCTCTTTATTACCTGCTCAAATTTCTTATCTGAAACAAGAACCGATTTCTTGCCACTAATTCTAAATTTATTCAAAATCAGTTCATAATTATTATCCAAAAAAGAGTAGATATCGGAAAAGTCACTATCACTTATATTCCCAATTTTGACATGATATTTCGTTTCTCCTACAGATTTAACTCCTTTGAAACTTTTCGCCAATGCTTTATAGCACGCGATGAGTTCTTTGTCTTTTTCTTCATTAAATACAATCTCCAAATGGCAGGAGTAGCCATTTTGAATTGGAATTATGGTAATACCTACACTTCTTGTTCTATTGCTCCCACCACTAGCATTGATAAGACCAACAAAAGCGTAGCTATCATTACCCTGAAACCAATGGCCGCTCTCGAAACGTTTTCCGGTACCGCTTCGTTGACGGGTAAGGAAATTAAAATTAGGATGAGTTTCCCTATACTGAAGTAGTTTCTGCAAAATTGTTTCGTGGAATGTCATCTCTAATGTGATTTTAAAATTTTCAAATATAATTTATGATTAATGCCTGCCACAGTGGGGTTTAAAATGCCTAGCGACTGCTTTTTCAATAAGTTTTAAATAGTCATCCCCCAAATTGCTAAACTGAAATACTTTTAAGGTAATATTTATATCCAGACCACTTGCATAACTACATAATTGTAATCCCTGGGTAGCATTCGTACCATAATAACCTAAATGTTGATTTATACGACCAGCAATGTTAGAGTGTTTCTGTTTTGTATATTCACCCTTGCCAGTCCGAACACCTACATAGATTACATTACTTTGGGAACCTTCATAGTTTTTTAAAGCTTTTGCCGGAACAGTTCTATACCCTACCTCTTTTTTATTCTCCCTATACGTATTTAGCAAACCAATAAGCGTATCCCTTTGTTTCTTATCCTCAATTTCAAACCAATAAAGACAATGGTTTTTCATTCCATCTAACTTTTCAAATAAGTCGACAAATGATTCTCTTTCGTAGGCTTCATTAACACCTTTGTTATACTTTTCTAAGTTTTTAGTGTTAAAGGTAAATGTAAAACCAAAGGGATGATTTATGGACTCATCCGTGACCAACTCTACAATCTGACTAATATGATCATTAAAAGTATTTGTTAAGTTTTTTAAATCCATAACTGTAAACTATCTTGAATTTCCTGTTTAGTATAAAATACTTTAAGCCTTTAAAAACATGACCAAATTAAAACAGCTTATTTTAAGTTATTATATTTAATTCTTTAAGTAAATCTTTCTTAAGCTTACTAAAGGGCCTTTGATTGAAATTATCTTCAATAAAATGAACGCCAAAAACAATTCTATACACTTCTTCATATGAAAGTCCAAGTTTTTTATAGGTTGAAAAAAGCTCCATGAAGTATCGTTGCGAAAACTTATATCTAATATCGAATAAATCCTTAAGTTCTTCTGAATGACCCGACATTACAGCTGATAATTTAAATATATCAGAAGTTTTCTTGATTTTAACACCATCAATTAAACTTAATGCTTTAATATCTATTTCAACTTCTAAATTTGATTTTTGCCCAAGAATAGATGAAACATTATGAGGAATAAACTTATAACTATATTGATTAATATAATTGTCAATATATGGGTGCATATAACCACTTAATGTGAATTCCTTTTTTCCTTTTAAGGAAGAGTTACAAATAGTACAACTAGGTATTAAGTTGTAAATTGACAATGCTAGTAAAGGGTTTTTAGCTTTATCAAAAAAATGGTCAAATTGAGGACGTGTTACTTTTTCATCTCTCTTTGTACCTTTTACAACTGTAATTGTGTACATACGATTGCAATATAAACAAGTACGCACATCAAGATTATTTGCTAAATCATATGCATCATAGAGCCTAACACTTTTGCTGCCAAATT
Encoded here:
- a CDS encoding AAA family ATPase — protein: MTFHETILQKLLQYRETHPNFNFLTRQRSGTGKRFESGHWFQGNDSYAFVGLINASGGSNRTRSVGITIIPIQNGYSCHLEIVFNEEKDKELIACYKALAKSFKGVKSVGETKYHVKIGNISDSDFSDIYSFLDNNYELILNKFRISGKKSVLVSDKKFEQVIKRINEYRIRKKSYSKNNNMPKISLNQIFYGPPGTGKTYNTILEAAKIITQDEYINYDDAQKVFNNHLGGRIEFITFHQNYSYEDFIQGLRPDTEASGELSFFKSDGVFKKIADRALKNLQDSENPESAKKEFDKVFYELIKPLNDGKVEELEIKMKQTSFYITQVGEKSIEFRKNQGDSKHTLSINTLRKMYDKGVNDIILGGLQPYYNPILKLLLEKGKRDVLPVEKQNYVIIIDEINRANISRVFGELITLIEKDKRSHGKLPITATLPSGEPFIVPSNLYIIGTMNTADKSIALLDIALRRRFEFKAMYPKYEIPDKKNPQS
- a CDS encoding McrC family protein, whose translation is MINLFEYKNSEEFKEKHFDVLEIFLDSIWAKREKSSYYFNDEENRVEQQRFIQFLHKTKTLKSNKYVGVIHFEGETINLLPKIFFKEGETTTNDVKAINRHVLWWLSYCRRLKFPNYLSGLNSEKADFFEILIYLFSKYTRELINSSIYQRYTEVNRELNFVKGRVDFNTYNNNNLARGRHHKISCEFDAFEMDNEFNRCLKFVSKLLLSATKENQSRRFLNDILFILDEVEDVNVSVDKMKRMSFNPMFSNFETIRDYCVLFLDNSVSFNYKNSLKIFAFLLPMEYVFEDFIFGFMDREIDEIKAQSQIGINYLDEEKNFKLRPDLHLTFGNRSLIADTKYKIAYSDDSDQKKGISQNDLYQMLAYAVRFKANEIILYYPNTVNKEESENSELSIIDELAVDQLIHVKSFQLPIINFDLFKESYDCKASLALDFEFTKDKLVRAILKSLSLS